The Marinilongibacter aquaticus genome has a window encoding:
- a CDS encoding Ada metal-binding domain-containing protein: MPHTEAMLAHTDIENMMLWQKIRQGELLYAGNKKLKIYGTLRCSSGKRMKKENRVFFKNAAQAKAHGFRPCGHCMRQAYLHWKNESLQ; this comes from the coding sequence ACATACCGACATCGAAAACATGATGCTTTGGCAGAAAATCAGGCAGGGGGAACTTCTTTATGCCGGAAATAAAAAGCTGAAAATCTACGGTACATTGCGATGCTCTTCGGGCAAAAGAATGAAAAAAGAAAACCGCGTATTTTTCAAAAATGCGGCTCAAGCCAAAGCCCATGGTTTTCGGCCTTGTGGGCATTGTATGCGGCAAGCATATTTACATTGGAAAAATGAATCTCTTCAATAA
- a CDS encoding alpha-ketoglutarate-dependent dioxygenase AlkB family protein: protein MNLFNNKIGLNLLPFDGEALHFGKIMSAYQAEHYFDELLKNIQWEHDKALIFGKLIYTKRKVAWYGDKAFAYTYSKTTKKALPWSNALLELKEIVEKQCGERFNSCLLNLYHNGEEGMAWHSDGEKDLKKNGAIGSLSLGACRKFAFKHKETKKTVSVDLESGSLLLMKGCTQTHWWHRLPPSKKVKKARINLTFRTIVDSH, encoded by the coding sequence ATGAATCTCTTCAATAATAAAATCGGCTTAAACCTTTTGCCTTTCGACGGCGAAGCCTTGCATTTCGGGAAAATCATGTCCGCTTACCAAGCTGAACACTATTTCGACGAATTGCTGAAAAATATTCAATGGGAACACGATAAAGCCCTAATTTTTGGCAAATTGATCTACACCAAACGGAAAGTCGCTTGGTATGGCGATAAAGCCTTTGCCTATACGTATTCGAAAACAACCAAAAAGGCCCTGCCTTGGAGCAATGCACTGCTCGAGTTAAAAGAAATTGTGGAAAAACAATGCGGAGAACGCTTCAATTCTTGTTTGCTCAACCTTTATCACAATGGTGAGGAAGGTATGGCTTGGCACAGCGACGGTGAAAAGGATTTAAAGAAAAATGGAGCGATTGGATCATTGAGTTTGGGAGCCTGTCGAAAATTCGCTTTCAAACACAAAGAGACCAAGAAAACAGTTTCCGTTGACCTCGAAAGCGGAAGTTTATTGCTGATGAAAGGCTGTACTCAGACACATTGGTGGCATCGGCTACCGCCGAGCAAAAAAGTGAAAAAGGCTCGAATTAACCTTACTTTCAGAACAATCGTTGATTCGCACTAA
- a CDS encoding helix-turn-helix domain-containing protein, translating into MINDYKKYDLFGKTMLQRIVVKSPFRYEFPVNDQACFLYVREGDFQYRSEDVQIDIPTNYSLFLNCIHSGKEIEHSRAEGQCEVVIVTFHADILKKIYDKELPLLLQRSSKVSKQSSGRTNNDFLIQKYIEGLLFYFENPSLVNEDILVLKLKEIILLLSQTQDASTIQIILSQLFSPVTYTFRQVIEANLFTQASVEELAEQTNLSLSSFKREFKKLYNDSPHNYIKTKKLEKAAELLLVSNERITDIAFDCGFNDLANFTKSFSEKYHSTPTHFRLNQNTK; encoded by the coding sequence ATGATAAACGATTACAAAAAGTACGATTTGTTCGGGAAAACCATGCTGCAAAGAATAGTGGTGAAATCGCCCTTTCGTTACGAATTTCCCGTGAACGATCAAGCCTGCTTCCTTTATGTGCGAGAGGGCGATTTTCAGTATCGATCGGAAGATGTGCAAATCGACATTCCCACAAATTACTCCCTTTTTCTCAATTGCATTCATTCTGGAAAAGAAATAGAGCATAGCCGAGCAGAAGGCCAATGCGAGGTCGTTATCGTGACTTTTCATGCCGATATTTTAAAGAAAATCTACGACAAAGAACTGCCTTTGCTGCTTCAACGGAGCTCCAAAGTGAGCAAGCAGTCGAGCGGACGAACCAACAATGATTTCCTGATTCAAAAATACATCGAGGGCCTGCTCTTTTATTTCGAAAATCCTTCGCTGGTCAATGAAGACATCTTGGTCTTGAAACTGAAAGAAATCATTCTTTTGCTTTCGCAAACGCAAGATGCGAGCACAATTCAGATCATTTTATCTCAACTTTTTTCACCCGTTACTTATACTTTCCGGCAGGTTATCGAGGCGAATCTTTTCACACAGGCCAGCGTAGAGGAACTGGCCGAGCAAACCAATTTGAGCCTTTCATCTTTCAAAAGGGAATTTAAAAAACTGTACAACGACAGTCCGCACAATTACATCAAAACCAAAAAGCTGGAAAAGGCCGCAGAATTGCTCTTGGTTTCGAACGAACGCATCACCGACATCGCTTTCGATTGTGGATTCAACGATTTGGCGAATTTCACAAAAAGTTTCAGTGAAAAATACCACAGCACGCCCACACATTTCCGCTTGAACCAAAACACCAAATAG
- a CDS encoding OsmC family protein, whose product MKRTAKAHWSGNLKEGKGELTTQSKVLNQTNYSFKTRFVGDEIGTNPEELLAAAHAGCFTMAVSVALTEKGLHAESLDTEATVSMEGFDITAVHLNIQGTVSGLSQEEFEVITKGAEQNCLISKVLNIPISSEAHLLV is encoded by the coding sequence ATGAAACGCACTGCAAAAGCACATTGGTCTGGAAACCTAAAAGAAGGCAAAGGTGAATTGACAACCCAAAGCAAAGTTTTGAACCAAACGAACTACAGCTTCAAAACACGATTTGTAGGCGATGAAATCGGCACAAATCCGGAAGAATTGTTGGCCGCCGCCCATGCTGGATGCTTTACAATGGCCGTATCTGTGGCATTGACCGAGAAAGGCCTGCACGCCGAATCTTTGGATACGGAAGCCACGGTAAGCATGGAAGGTTTTGATATCACGGCCGTACACTTAAACATTCAAGGCACGGTTTCTGGCCTAAGCCAAGAGGAATTTGAAGTCATCACGAAAGGAGCCGAACAGAACTGTTTAATCTCCAAAGTATTGAACATTCCGATCAGTTCAGAAGCACATTTATTGGTTTAA
- a CDS encoding DUF6443 domain-containing protein produces the protein MKTSITSLFFLLFVGAVAWCQIPNKNAVIIRKARISTTNPATLSGNIQNALTTIHYSDGLGRPLQTLGYRQSASQKDLILETSEYDASGRPFKAFLAIPTTDNSGYFQTNVQASGSIFYGDNAPFNEVKSFDNSPLNRVLEEYGAGQAWHTASKYRQKSPKINTAADAVRLYRVNGSSVSSNQNYAAGTLYKDIQIDEQGGSTISFSNLQGQLIEKWVLEDGGNYLKTAYVYNDMDRLSYIIQPEGFSSALSFNESSSVFTQFIFAYQYDDRGRVIKKHLPDGGWTNIVYDFLDRPVLQQNPQQAASNKWSFTKYDVQGRIAIQGELSNSSDRNTLQTAFNGVTNPYENYINGVEAYSNQSFPIPYSINDAVLVNYYDVYDWIPGELAFDAGSSFDAASHWADAKGLPTGSWARSTENTGTGFHTVLYYDNKGRVLQTQRTHHRGSPTKRISTDYQYSFSGELLKEKTVHRFNSLPDVSRLLTHNYDHTGRLWDTKLKINNGTEQKIAEYEYDEIGRLRKKTLMPEGTYTQDMASNYLRKRFDGGTSKGPEANSNGDGAPDGAGDTPSDLESGRQGALSGLPDLSPSISMSGGNYYPPDGNSYHSKNVVISIINVGSGPTTAPVEFYIPVVESIFEMSFDGGFSGLVSTGSAFGPFEADNTIWDTQLNNGGYRRYFTLKPGHVIGAGQMARLKLKFTAVGNPGSSGSVGVYITGGTGGGETPNTNNSTYYSTAINLSGSNPGSSTTIAGLQQIQYSYHIRGGLLGINLDSNGSPAPQSSEGDLFAYKLDYETAGQWDGNIGKQAWKTIEKTGINRSYSYTYDAAKRLKTASFAGNNDEDFSLPEISYDKNGNILNMQRNGKLGASSFGLMDHLTYTYSGNKLTSVTDAVNGDHEVDLVPRGGGGYTYWLDGSLKSDANEQIGQIDYNTFLGQPKLVTLTGGQWIKHFYDGTGTLLKTQYSTGETWEYIGELVLKNGQFYQMATPEGRAIHQSGNWAYEFDYKDHLGNTRVSFRANGSQLEKTAETHFDPWGLRLAGTGTVNAVQNRWEMQGHEKEETFGLNRINFGARTFNATIGRFDRVDMYSEKYYSLSTFQYSNNNPNRFIDPDGRMAVPFDDPLKKMKVRENRASNLMGMVRNGGSRAHQGWDLEAAIGTPTYAVKGGTVSLVETGAYGKQVILTFEDENGNTKYAQYAHLSAYNVTNGQKVEEGQLLGETGDTGNAKGVTPHLHFEIRNQKTVGLGLGGRENPNSTTDTKFYSQNPEGNQTQTGVLRVNPDGSTTQMNLNGSTSTTPAPLPQPTQSNLIPIPNMTMPVDNTRVNNQ, from the coding sequence ATGAAAACTTCTATCACTTCACTTTTTTTCCTGCTTTTTGTTGGAGCTGTAGCTTGGTGTCAAATTCCCAATAAAAATGCGGTGATTATTCGCAAGGCTCGCATCTCGACAACCAATCCAGCCACGCTATCTGGAAATATCCAGAATGCCCTTACCACGATCCATTACTCTGATGGCTTAGGAAGACCCCTGCAAACACTTGGATACCGTCAAAGTGCAAGCCAAAAGGACCTGATACTCGAAACATCGGAATACGACGCTTCAGGTAGACCGTTTAAGGCATTTTTGGCCATACCTACAACCGATAATTCTGGATATTTTCAAACCAACGTACAAGCATCGGGATCAATATTTTATGGAGATAATGCTCCCTTCAATGAAGTAAAGTCTTTTGACAACTCTCCCTTAAACAGGGTACTTGAAGAATACGGAGCGGGCCAAGCCTGGCATACTGCCTCCAAATATCGCCAGAAAAGCCCAAAAATAAATACAGCCGCCGATGCCGTACGTCTTTACAGAGTCAATGGCAGTAGTGTGAGCAGCAACCAAAACTATGCAGCAGGCACCTTATATAAAGACATCCAAATTGACGAACAAGGAGGAAGCACGATTAGTTTTTCCAACTTGCAGGGCCAACTCATTGAAAAATGGGTACTGGAAGACGGCGGAAATTACTTAAAAACAGCCTATGTCTACAATGACATGGACAGGCTTTCCTACATTATCCAACCGGAGGGCTTCTCTTCCGCATTAAGTTTCAATGAAAGCAGCTCTGTTTTTACACAGTTTATCTTCGCCTATCAATATGACGACCGTGGCAGAGTGATTAAAAAGCATCTTCCTGATGGCGGCTGGACAAACATAGTTTACGATTTTCTCGACCGTCCCGTGCTTCAGCAAAACCCACAACAAGCAGCCTCAAACAAGTGGAGTTTCACCAAGTACGATGTGCAGGGCCGCATAGCCATACAGGGAGAACTCAGCAACAGCAGCGACAGGAATACGCTGCAAACGGCCTTCAATGGCGTAACAAACCCCTATGAAAACTACATCAACGGAGTCGAAGCCTACAGCAATCAAAGCTTTCCCATTCCGTACTCGATCAACGACGCCGTGCTGGTCAATTATTACGATGTGTACGACTGGATACCGGGCGAGCTGGCCTTCGATGCGGGCTCATCCTTCGATGCGGCCAGCCATTGGGCCGATGCCAAGGGCCTGCCCACGGGCAGTTGGGCACGGAGTACCGAAAACACCGGCACAGGATTCCACACGGTGCTCTACTACGACAACAAGGGGCGGGTGCTACAGACCCAACGGACCCACCACAGGGGCAGCCCCACCAAGCGGATAAGCACCGATTACCAGTACAGTTTCTCCGGCGAGCTGCTAAAGGAAAAAACGGTACACCGTTTCAACTCGCTGCCGGACGTCAGCAGGCTGTTGACCCACAATTATGACCACACCGGAAGGCTCTGGGACACCAAGCTGAAGATCAACAACGGCACGGAGCAAAAAATCGCGGAATACGAGTACGATGAAATAGGCCGATTAAGGAAAAAGACGCTGATGCCTGAGGGTACCTACACCCAAGATATGGCCAGCAACTACCTGCGGAAGCGATTTGACGGAGGGACCTCGAAAGGCCCTGAGGCCAACAGCAATGGCGACGGTGCCCCCGACGGTGCGGGAGATACCCCCTCTGACTTGGAAAGCGGAAGGCAGGGTGCACTTTCGGGGCTCCCAGACCTTTCACCGTCCATTTCTATGTCTGGAGGCAACTATTACCCTCCCGATGGTAATTCGTACCATTCAAAGAATGTGGTAATCTCAATAATAAACGTAGGTTCTGGCCCGACAACCGCCCCCGTGGAATTCTACATCCCGGTCGTCGAGTCAATCTTCGAAATGAGCTTTGATGGAGGCTTTTCCGGCCTTGTAAGTACCGGTTCCGCATTTGGTCCATTCGAGGCAGACAATACCATTTGGGATACGCAATTGAACAACGGTGGCTACCGTCGCTATTTCACCCTGAAGCCGGGCCATGTAATCGGGGCCGGCCAGATGGCACGCCTGAAACTAAAATTTACAGCTGTCGGCAACCCAGGTTCAAGCGGTTCCGTGGGAGTTTATATCACCGGTGGCACGGGAGGCGGAGAAACACCGAACACCAATAACTCTACGTACTATTCTACTGCCATCAACCTATCAGGGTCCAATCCTGGTTCGAGCACCACCATTGCAGGCCTGCAGCAGATCCAGTACAGCTACCACATCCGCGGCGGATTGCTGGGCATTAACCTGGACAGCAACGGCAGCCCTGCTCCCCAGAGCAGCGAAGGCGACCTTTTTGCCTATAAACTGGATTACGAAACGGCCGGGCAATGGGACGGCAACATCGGAAAACAGGCTTGGAAAACAATCGAAAAAACAGGGATCAATAGAAGTTATTCCTATACCTACGATGCCGCCAAGCGTCTGAAAACAGCTTCTTTTGCGGGAAACAACGACGAGGACTTCAGCCTGCCCGAGATTTCTTACGACAAGAATGGCAACATTCTAAACATGCAGAGAAACGGGAAACTGGGTGCCAGTTCTTTTGGGCTGATGGACCACCTGACGTATACCTATTCCGGCAATAAACTCACATCGGTCACCGACGCCGTAAATGGAGATCACGAAGTGGATTTGGTGCCCCGTGGCGGTGGCGGGTACACCTACTGGCTGGACGGCAGCCTGAAATCTGACGCCAACGAGCAGATAGGACAAATAGATTACAACACATTTCTGGGTCAACCCAAGCTGGTGACCCTGACCGGCGGCCAGTGGATCAAACATTTCTACGACGGTACAGGGACATTGCTGAAGACCCAATATTCCACCGGAGAAACTTGGGAGTACATCGGCGAGCTCGTGCTCAAAAACGGCCAGTTCTATCAAATGGCCACGCCCGAAGGCAGGGCCATCCACCAATCGGGAAACTGGGCCTACGAGTTCGATTACAAAGATCATCTGGGCAATACACGCGTGAGCTTCAGGGCCAACGGCAGCCAGCTTGAGAAAACCGCCGAGACACATTTCGACCCCTGGGGGCTCAGGCTCGCCGGAACGGGCACGGTGAACGCCGTGCAGAACCGATGGGAAATGCAGGGCCACGAAAAGGAAGAAACCTTTGGCCTGAACAGAATTAATTTTGGAGCTAGGACGTTTAATGCCACAATAGGAAGGTTTGACCGGGTTGATATGTATAGCGAAAAGTATTATTCACTATCAACTTTCCAATATTCGAATAACAATCCTAATCGATTCATTGACCCGGATGGCAGAATGGCGGTTCCTTTCGATGATCCCCTAAAGAAAATGAAGGTAAGAGAGAACAGAGCCAGTAATTTAATGGGAATGGTCAGAAATGGTGGTAGCCGAGCCCATCAGGGCTGGGACTTAGAGGCTGCGATCGGAACACCAACATATGCCGTGAAGGGGGGAACCGTGAGCTTGGTTGAGACTGGGGCATATGGTAAGCAGGTCATATTGACTTTTGAAGATGAAAATGGAAACACCAAATATGCTCAATATGCCCATCTTTCAGCCTATAATGTAACCAACGGACAAAAAGTTGAAGAGGGTCAACTTTTGGGAGAGACGGGTGATACTGGGAATGCCAAAGGGGTAACGCCGCACCTGCATTTTGAGATTAGAAACCAAAAGACTGTTGGTTTAGGTTTAGGAGGTCGGGAAAATCCAAATTCAACGACCGATACAAAATTCTACTCTCAAAACCCCGAAGGTAACCAAACTCAAACTGGAGTTTTAAGGGTAAATCCTGATGGATCTACAACTCAAATGAACCTGAATGGAAGCACTTCTACAACCCCTGCTCCATTGCCTCAGCCCACTCAAAGTAATTTAATACCTATTCCAAATATGACTATGCCAGTAGATAACACCCGTGTAAACAATCAATAA
- a CDS encoding glycosyltransferase: MRILIVNTGHIPVTLYGGTERVIWGLGKELAQRGHELTFLVKQGSSCDFAKVIAIDENKDIVEQIGPDYDVVHFNFRPKGLEKLQIPYIITMHGNSNTLDELDKNTVFVSQNHASRYNSDSFVHNGLDWSEYASPELHKDRKYFHFLGKAAWRVKNVQGAIDTIKKTPSEKLKVLGGVRFNFKMGIRFTFSPRVSFAGMVGGQEKYDLINGSKGLIFPVKWHEPFGLAIVESLFYGCPVFGTPYGSLPELITEDVGYLSNRADELAEALSACDNYSRKRCHEYVREEFNNKKMTSAYLKKYEKVISGETLHTQAPRLINLQEGKWLEWH; the protein is encoded by the coding sequence ATGCGAATACTCATCGTCAATACCGGACATATCCCTGTCACTTTGTACGGCGGCACCGAAAGGGTGATTTGGGGCTTGGGAAAGGAATTGGCACAACGCGGACATGAGCTGACATTTCTCGTAAAACAAGGTTCTTCTTGCGATTTCGCGAAGGTGATCGCGATCGACGAAAACAAAGACATTGTGGAACAAATTGGCCCAGATTACGATGTGGTCCATTTCAATTTTCGGCCCAAAGGCCTCGAAAAGCTCCAAATTCCCTATATCATTACCATGCACGGCAATTCAAACACGCTGGATGAATTGGACAAAAACACCGTTTTCGTTTCCCAAAATCACGCCTCACGATACAATTCAGACTCCTTTGTACACAACGGACTCGACTGGAGCGAGTATGCATCGCCCGAATTACACAAGGATAGAAAGTACTTTCACTTTTTGGGAAAAGCCGCCTGGAGAGTGAAAAACGTACAGGGTGCCATCGACACCATTAAGAAAACACCCTCTGAAAAATTGAAGGTCTTAGGCGGCGTACGTTTCAATTTCAAAATGGGCATACGTTTTACATTTTCGCCTCGCGTGAGCTTTGCGGGCATGGTGGGCGGTCAAGAAAAATACGATTTGATCAACGGTTCAAAAGGCCTGATTTTTCCCGTAAAATGGCATGAACCATTTGGTTTGGCTATTGTTGAAAGCCTGTTTTACGGTTGTCCCGTGTTTGGCACGCCCTACGGCTCACTTCCCGAACTGATTACAGAAGATGTCGGTTATTTGTCGAACCGGGCCGACGAGCTCGCCGAAGCTCTTTCAGCATGCGACAATTACTCCCGCAAACGATGCCATGAATATGTGCGGGAGGAATTCAATAACAAAAAAATGACTTCGGCCTATTTGAAGAAATACGAAAAGGTGATTTCGGGTGAAACTTTGCACACGCAGGCTCCCCGTTTGATCAACCTGCAAGAAGGAAAGTGGTTGGAATGGCACTGA
- a CDS encoding serine hydrolase domain-containing protein: MPQKRSKRVLQIFLAVGTAISLFFVPWPLIKAWIIPLPDTIEEQLDEALTHGFDGIVVYVNQTGHEPGFYAAGWKNRAEKIPADPHALFKIASIGKLYNAAAIAKLVGSGQLSLDKTLGEYFPELAGRIENTDEITLRMMVQHRSGIPNFTDTPNFWVDPPKGSQETLALILDKPANFEPDADYEYSNTNYLLIALLIEKVTGKSAFEYIKESILNPLGLKNTFGSIHDVNLDDVMSGYYVGIEEDIKTADYGSMLATAEDVGIFIRALNDGSLFEGDEQAIYSSIYKYEHTGLVAGYQSIAEYHKDIDAVVIQFTNTTNFDGYEWNLSEIVYNRIVKIVRKQSEN; this comes from the coding sequence ATGCCCCAGAAACGTTCGAAACGCGTACTCCAAATTTTCTTGGCCGTAGGCACCGCAATTTCCCTCTTTTTTGTTCCTTGGCCTCTGATAAAAGCCTGGATAATTCCCTTGCCCGATACCATTGAAGAACAGTTGGATGAAGCTCTAACACACGGATTCGACGGCATCGTGGTCTATGTCAATCAAACGGGACACGAGCCGGGATTCTACGCAGCAGGTTGGAAAAACAGAGCAGAAAAAATACCGGCCGATCCGCATGCATTATTCAAAATTGCAAGTATTGGTAAATTGTACAATGCCGCCGCCATTGCTAAATTGGTGGGCAGCGGACAGCTTTCTTTGGATAAAACATTGGGCGAATACTTTCCCGAATTGGCGGGCAGGATAGAAAACACAGATGAAATTACCTTACGCATGATGGTGCAGCACCGAAGCGGCATTCCCAATTTTACGGATACTCCAAATTTTTGGGTCGATCCACCGAAAGGCAGTCAAGAAACCTTGGCTTTGATTCTCGACAAGCCCGCCAATTTCGAACCCGACGCGGATTACGAATATTCGAATACCAATTATTTACTGATTGCTCTCCTGATTGAAAAAGTCACAGGCAAGAGTGCGTTCGAATACATTAAAGAGTCGATCTTGAACCCGCTCGGACTGAAAAATACCTTTGGCTCGATTCATGACGTGAATTTGGACGATGTGATGAGCGGCTATTATGTAGGTATAGAAGAGGATATCAAAACGGCGGATTACGGTTCCATGCTGGCCACGGCCGAAGACGTGGGCATTTTCATACGGGCCCTGAACGACGGCTCGCTGTTTGAAGGCGACGAGCAGGCCATCTACTCCTCCATTTACAAATACGAGCACACGGGCTTGGTGGCGGGCTACCAGAGTATTGCAGAATACCACAAAGACATCGATGCGGTAGTAATTCAATTCACCAACACCACCAATTTTGACGGATACGAATGGAATTTATCTGAAATCGTGTACAACCGCATTGTAAAAATCGTGCGGAAGCAATCGGAGAACTAA
- a CDS encoding Crp/Fnr family transcriptional regulator, translating into MEALFCYIQQFHELSDRDKAILTQHCQTVHLQKGEYFIQSGKACRKIGFVIQGILRNYCFDNDGKEITKYFLTPLDFATDFQSFNGDGVSQSFIQAETEAKLLVLEKKHMPVLSAKIDHWDTTSNHIISTKLLAKVNLKTEMLNLNATEKYLSFVENQPEIVQNVPLGHIASYLGMTPFSLSRIRKNILQNDFLPNGKS; encoded by the coding sequence ATGGAGGCATTGTTTTGTTATATACAACAGTTTCATGAATTATCTGACCGTGACAAGGCCATACTTACCCAGCATTGCCAAACGGTTCATTTACAGAAAGGTGAGTATTTTATCCAATCTGGAAAAGCGTGCAGAAAAATTGGTTTTGTGATCCAGGGCATCCTCAGAAATTATTGCTTTGACAATGACGGGAAAGAAATAACCAAATATTTTCTTACGCCGCTCGACTTTGCCACCGATTTTCAAAGTTTCAACGGCGATGGTGTTTCGCAATCGTTTATACAAGCGGAAACCGAAGCTAAACTGCTGGTACTCGAAAAGAAGCACATGCCAGTCCTTTCGGCCAAAATTGACCATTGGGATACGACATCCAACCACATTATCAGTACAAAACTTTTGGCTAAAGTCAATCTAAAAACCGAAATGCTGAACCTCAATGCCACCGAAAAGTATTTGAGTTTTGTTGAAAATCAACCTGAAATCGTTCAAAACGTGCCGCTCGGGCACATTGCCTCTTATTTGGGCATGACGCCATTTTCCCTTAGCCGTATCCGGAAAAATATCTTGCAGAACGATTTTTTGCCAAATGGCAAAAGCTAA
- a CDS encoding SDR family NAD(P)-dependent oxidoreductase encodes MLETKYYHDLVKSFPRMEGKNVVITGCTSGTGLVLARTCGKLGATVYMLNRPSERATEALQLLLNTDHSKAHLVPCDLQNFDAVHEAARQLNALIEDEGCDVLCNNAGVMGLPDRASSNGYDVQIQTNHLSHFLLTSLLWPALKKAAAKRGEARLINHSSGARRMGNKPILAKYFEANGGHLGGDRFPGLQKWQRYQQSKLANLLFTYALMDHVPKEYEEKIKFLTAHPGPTDSGLQAKTVSAGGKGLFDKYIIRRTLKQAHSVEDGTSGIAICACGENVKTGDFYGPAGNGKSGPAVLLPAERDKESENLLWTLSLKATGIEHFFG; translated from the coding sequence ATGCTTGAAACAAAGTATTATCACGATTTGGTCAAATCCTTTCCAAGAATGGAAGGAAAAAATGTTGTCATTACGGGTTGTACATCGGGCACAGGTTTGGTTTTGGCCAGAACCTGCGGCAAGCTGGGAGCCACCGTCTACATGCTCAACAGGCCCTCGGAAAGAGCCACGGAGGCTTTACAGCTTTTGCTAAATACAGACCATTCCAAGGCTCATTTGGTGCCTTGCGATTTACAAAATTTCGATGCGGTGCATGAAGCCGCCAGACAGCTCAATGCACTGATTGAGGATGAAGGTTGCGATGTGCTCTGCAACAATGCCGGCGTAATGGGACTGCCCGATCGGGCAAGCTCAAACGGCTACGATGTACAGATTCAAACCAATCATTTGTCGCACTTTTTGCTCACGAGTTTACTTTGGCCAGCCTTGAAAAAAGCCGCGGCAAAACGGGGCGAGGCACGCCTTATTAACCACAGTTCGGGAGCCCGAAGAATGGGGAACAAACCGATTCTCGCAAAATACTTTGAAGCCAACGGCGGGCACTTGGGTGGCGATCGCTTCCCCGGACTTCAGAAATGGCAAAGGTACCAGCAATCCAAACTGGCCAATTTACTCTTCACTTATGCTTTAATGGATCACGTACCGAAAGAATACGAGGAGAAAATCAAATTTTTGACCGCACACCCGGGTCCAACAGATAGCGGCCTACAAGCCAAAACCGTGTCTGCGGGAGGAAAGGGCCTTTTCGACAAATACATCATCAGACGGACGCTCAAGCAGGCCCATTCGGTAGAAGATGGTACTTCTGGAATCGCCATTTGTGCATGCGGTGAGAATGTAAAAACGGGAGATTTCTATGGTCCAGCCGGAAATGGAAAATCAGGCCCTGCGGTCTTATTGCCTGCCGAACGGGACAAAGAAAGTGAAAACCTGTTGTGGACTCTTAGCCTCAAAGCGACGGGAATTGAGCATTTTTTCGGCTAA
- the map gene encoding type I methionyl aminopeptidase, producing MSISQESELEGMKKASEAVACALREMQNYAKAGMSTKELDDYGAKIISDYGAQSAPSLAYNFPGCTCISVNHEFCHGIPSATRILQEGDLINVDVSAELNGFWSDNGSSFVIGEDLNQHQKLIEASKQILHKAVYSIKGGVRVSFIGQIIETEAKKRGYKVIKNLTGHGIGRSLHEEPSEIANYKDRFNRTRFRKNSVVAIETFIATNSTFAETLDDGWTMVGNKGGTMAQHEHTIVVTDDIPMILTEMNGVWD from the coding sequence ATGTCGATAAGCCAAGAATCGGAACTGGAAGGGATGAAAAAAGCGAGCGAAGCGGTGGCTTGTGCTCTCAGAGAAATGCAAAATTATGCCAAAGCGGGCATGTCGACAAAGGAGCTCGACGATTACGGAGCAAAAATAATTTCGGATTACGGAGCCCAGTCGGCCCCTTCCCTAGCCTACAATTTCCCGGGCTGCACGTGCATCAGCGTCAATCACGAATTCTGCCACGGTATTCCTTCTGCCACCCGTATTTTACAAGAAGGCGACCTGATCAACGTAGACGTTTCAGCAGAGCTCAATGGCTTTTGGTCAGACAATGGCAGTTCTTTCGTCATTGGTGAAGACCTCAATCAACACCAGAAACTCATCGAAGCTTCCAAACAGATTCTGCACAAGGCAGTCTACAGCATCAAGGGCGGTGTACGCGTTTCGTTTATTGGGCAGATTATCGAAACCGAAGCCAAAAAACGTGGCTACAAAGTGATCAAAAACCTCACAGGCCATGGCATTGGCCGCAGCCTACACGAAGAACCCAGTGAAATTGCCAATTACAAAGACCGCTTCAACCGAACGCGGTTCAGGAAAAACAGTGTAGTGGCGATCGAAACTTTTATAGCGACCAATTCGACATTTGCCGAAACACTCGACGACGGCTGGACAATGGTGGGCAACAAAGGCGGTACAATGGCCCAGCACGAGCACACCATCGTTGTGACAGACGATATCCCAATGATATTGACCGAAATGAATGGTGTTTGGGATTGA